Proteins co-encoded in one Gopherus evgoodei ecotype Sinaloan lineage chromosome 4, rGopEvg1_v1.p, whole genome shotgun sequence genomic window:
- the AMPD2 gene encoding AMP deaminase 2 isoform X3, which yields MSAGAAASRGKHPFQKRGSLQGPGAAEIHGGLGPRSLQSAHSLPGTLHCLKQFPVDLRTSMDGKYKEIAEELFSRSLVESDMRSAPYEFPEDSPIEQLEERRQRLERQISQDVKLYKEQNENLVDHLPKERDVLLEREFQRVTISGEETCGVPFTDLLDAAKSVVKALFIREKYMGLSLQSFCKTTARFLEELSGKPLETRFYEEIPETPVAADAPVHPPFTDQHPYETCLPEAMPADLGFGLRMVSGVIHVYTKRDVVDRSTELDLLYPDLQEFIADMNVLMALIINGPIKSFCYRRLQYLSSKFQMHVLLNEMKELAAQKKVPHRDFYNIRKVDTHIHASSCMNQKHLLRFIKRTMKKHLDEIVHVEKGKEQTLKEVFETMNLTAYDLSVDTLDVHADRNTFHRFDKFNTKYNPIGESILREIFIKTDNQVSGKYFAHIIKEVMSDLEESKYQNAELRLSIYGRSRDEWDKLAKWAVSHKVHSNNVRWLVQVPRLFDVYRTKKQLANFQEMLENIFLPLFEATIHPASHPELHLFLEHVEGFDSVDDESKPEHRIFNQDSPLPGTWVEEDNPPYSYYLYYMYANMTVLNHLRRKRGFHTFVLRPHCGEAGPIHHLVSAFMLSENISHGLLLRKAPVLQYLYYLAQIGIAMSPLSNNSLFLSYHRNPLPEYLSRGLMVSLSTDDPLQFHFTKEPLMEEYSIATQVWKLSSCDMCELARNSVLMSGFSHKVKSYWLGPNYLKEGSEGNDIRRTNVPDIRVSYRFETLCQELTLITQAVQTAELETIQEEDSLIVSSSLGMQ from the exons AGATCCATGGTGGGCTGGGGCCTCGATCACTGCAGTCTGCTCACTCCCTGCCAGGGACTCTGCATTGCCTGAAGCAATTCCCTGTCGACCTGCGCACCTCCATGGATGGCAAGTACAAGGAAATCGCTGAG GAACTGTTCTCCCGCTCGCTGGTGGAGAGCGACATGCGCAGCGCCCCGTACGAGTTCCCCGAGGACAGCCCCattgagcagctggaggaaaggCGCCAGCGGCTGGAGCGGCAGATCAGCCAGGACGTGAA gctaTACAAGGAGCAGAACGAGAACCTGGTGGATCATCTCCCCAAGGAGagggatgtgctgctggagagaGAGTTCCAGAGGGTCACCATCTCCGGGGAAGAGACATGTGGG GTGCCCTTCACAGACCTGCTGGATGCTGCCAAAAGCGTGGTGAAGGCACTGTTCATCCGGGAGAAGTACATGGGGCTCTCCCTGCAGAGCTTCTGCAAGACCACCGCCCGCTTCTTGGAGGAGCTTTCCGGGAAACCGCTGGAGACCCGGTTCTATGAGGAGATcccagagacccctgtggctgcaG ATGCTCCTGTGCACCCCCCCTTCACAGACCAGCACCCCTACGAGACCTGCCTCCCTGAGGCCATGCCGGCCGACCTGGGCTTCGGCCTCAGGATGGTCAGTGGTGTGATCCACGTCTACACCAAGCGCGATGTCGTGgacag GAGCACAGAGCTGGACCTGCTGTACCCCGACCTACAGGAGTTCATCGCCGACATGAACGTCTTGATGGCTTTGATCATCAATGGCCCCAT AAAATCCTTCTGCTACCGGCGGCTGCAGTACCTGAGCTCCAAGTTCCAGATGCACGTCCTGCTCAACGAGATGAAGGAGCTGGCGGCTCAGAAGAAGGTCCCCCACCGGGACTTCTACAACATCCGCAAG GTGGACACGCACATCCACGCCTCCTCCTGCATGAACCAGAAGCACCTGCTGCGCTTCATCAAGCGCACCATGAAGAAGCACCTGGACGAGATCGTGCACGTGGAGAAGGGCAAGGAGCAGACCCTGAAGGAGGTCTTCGAGACCATGAACCTTACAGCCTACGACCTTAGTGTGGACACACTGGACGTCCATGCG GACCGTAACACCTTCCACCGCTTTGACAAGTTCAACACCAAGTACAACCCCATCGGGGAGTCCATCCTGCGCGAGATCTTCATCAAGACGGACAACCAGGTCTCGGGGAAGTACTTCGCTCACATCATCAAG GAGGTGATGTCCGACCTGGAGGAGAGCAAGTATCAGAATGCAGAGCTGCGGCTCTCCATATACGGCCGGTCACGGGACGAGTGGGACAAGCTGGCCAAGTGGGCCGTGAGCCACAAGGTGCACTCCAACAACGTGCGCTGGCTGGTGCAGGTGCCACGCCTCTT cGATGTGTACCGCACCAAGAAGCAGCTGGCCAACTTTCAGGAGATGCTGGAGAATATTTTCCTACCCCTCTTCGAAGCCACCATCCATCCTGCGAGCCACCCGGAGCTACACCTCTTCCTGGAGCAC GTGGAGGGCTTTGACAGCGTGGACGACGAATCCAAGCCAGAGCATCGCATCTTCAACCAGGACAGCCCCCTGCCCGGGACCTGGGTCGAGGAAGACAATCCGCCCTACTCTTACTACCTGTACTATATGTACGCCAACATGACGGTGCTGAACCACCTTCGCAG GAAGAGGGGCTTCCACACCTTTGTCCTGCGCCCTCACTGCGGGGAGGCAGGCCCGATCCACCACCTGGTGTCAGCCTTCATGCTGTCGGAGAACATCTCGCACGGGCTGCTGCTCCGCAAG GCGCCCGTGCTGCAGTACCTCTACTACCTAGCCCAGATCGGCATCGCCATGTCCCCACTCAGCAACAACAGTCTCTTCCTGAGCTACCACCGCAACCCACTGCCCGAGTATCTGTCCCGTGGCCTGATGGTCTCACTCTCCACTGATGACCCCCTGCAGTTCCACTTCACCAAG GAGCCCCTGATGGAGGAGTACAGCATCGCCACGCAGGTGTGGAAGCTCAGCTCCTGCGACATGTGCGAACTCGCTCGCAACAGCGTGCTCATGAGCGGCTTCTCCCACAAG GTGAAGAGCTACTGGCTGGGACCCAATTACCTGAAGGAAGGGTCTGAGGGGAACGACATCAGACGCACCAACGTGCCGGACATCCGGGTGAGCTACCGCTTTGAGACGCTGTGCCAGGAGCTGACACTCATCACACAGGCCGTGCAGACGGCAGAGCTGGAGACCATCCAGGAAGAGGACTCCCTGATCGTGAGCTCCAGCCTGGGCATGCAGTGA